In one Parageobacillus genomosp. 1 genomic region, the following are encoded:
- the yajC gene encoding preprotein translocase subunit YajC gives MNAAIVNLLPIVLFFVIFYFLLLRPQQKRQRAVQQMQANLKKGDKIVTIGGLHGIIDSVDEDKVVIRAGDGTRLTYDRSAVREVVAESNNK, from the coding sequence ATGAACGCAGCGATTGTAAATTTATTGCCAATTGTCCTGTTTTTTGTCATTTTTTACTTCCTGCTGCTTCGGCCGCAGCAAAAACGGCAGCGCGCGGTGCAGCAAATGCAGGCGAACTTGAAAAAAGGGGATAAAATCGTCACGATTGGCGGCTTGCACGGGATTATCGATTCCGTTGATGAAGATAAAGTGGTGATTCGTGCAGGCGACGGCACCCGTCTTACATATGACCGCTCGGCGGTGCGCGAAGTAGTAGCGGAAAGTAATAATAAATAA
- the tgt gene encoding tRNA guanosine(34) transglycosylase Tgt — protein sequence MTSPIRFELIKTCRQTGARLGILHTPHGSFETPMFMPVGTLATVKTLSPEELKEMGAGVILSNTYHLWLRPGPDIVKEAGGLHSFMNWDRGILTDSGGFQVFSLSEFRRIEEEGVYFRNHLNGDKLFLSPEKAMEIQNALGSDIMMAFDECPPYPATHEYMKKSVARTSRWAERCLKAHQRPNEQGLFGIVQGGEFEDLRRQSAQDLVSLDFPGYAVGGLSVGEPKEVMNRVLEFTTPLLPANKPRYLMGVGSPDSLIDGAIRGIDMFDCVLPTRIGRNGTVMTSEGRVVIKNAQYARDFSPLDPNCDCYTCRNYTRAYIRHLIKCEETFGIRLTSYHNVYFLIKLMEQVRQAIREDRLGDFREEFFERYGFNKPNAKNF from the coding sequence TTGACATCACCGATTCGTTTTGAGCTCATCAAAACATGCAGACAAACAGGAGCGCGTCTTGGCATTCTTCACACGCCGCACGGCTCGTTTGAAACGCCGATGTTTATGCCGGTCGGGACGCTGGCGACCGTAAAAACGTTATCGCCGGAAGAATTGAAGGAAATGGGCGCCGGCGTGATTTTAAGCAACACGTATCATCTCTGGCTGCGCCCGGGGCCTGATATCGTGAAAGAAGCGGGCGGCCTCCATTCGTTTATGAACTGGGACCGCGGCATTCTTACCGATTCCGGCGGTTTCCAAGTGTTTAGTTTAAGCGAATTTCGCCGCATCGAGGAGGAAGGGGTATACTTCCGCAATCATTTAAACGGCGATAAACTGTTTTTATCTCCGGAGAAGGCGATGGAAATCCAAAACGCGCTTGGCTCGGACATTATGATGGCGTTTGACGAATGCCCGCCGTATCCGGCCACGCACGAATATATGAAGAAATCCGTAGCGCGGACAAGCCGCTGGGCGGAGCGCTGTTTAAAAGCGCACCAGCGTCCGAATGAACAAGGATTATTCGGTATTGTGCAGGGCGGGGAATTTGAAGATCTTCGCAGACAAAGCGCGCAAGACTTAGTGTCGTTAGATTTTCCAGGCTATGCGGTCGGCGGTTTATCTGTCGGCGAGCCGAAAGAAGTAATGAACCGGGTGCTCGAGTTTACGACGCCGCTGTTGCCGGCGAATAAGCCGCGCTATTTAATGGGAGTCGGCTCGCCTGATTCGCTGATCGACGGGGCGATTCGCGGCATTGATATGTTCGACTGCGTGCTGCCGACGCGGATCGGCCGCAACGGAACAGTAATGACAAGCGAAGGAAGGGTCGTCATTAAAAACGCGCAATATGCCCGCGATTTTTCGCCGCTTGATCCGAACTGCGACTGCTATACTTGCCGCAATTATACGCGCGCGTACATTCGCCATCTCATCAAATGTGAAGAAACATTTGGCATTCGTTTAACTTCTTACCATAACGTCTATTTTTTGATAAAATTAATGGAGCAAGTGAGACAAGCGATTCGCGAAGATCGTCTCGGCGATTTCCGCGAGGAATTTTTCGAGCGTTACGGTTTCAATAAACCAAATGCGAAAAACTTTTAA
- the queA gene encoding tRNA preQ1(34) S-adenosylmethionine ribosyltransferase-isomerase QueA: MKIDLFDFELPEELIAQTPLSNRDASRLMVLNKKTGEIRHEAFRNIISYLHKGDCLVLNDTRVMPARLYGEKTDTGANIEVLLLKQLEGDRWETLVKPAKRVKVGTEITFGDGRLKAVCIDTLEHGGRILEFSYQGIFYEVLEQLGEMPLPPYIKEKLEDPERYQTVYAREVGSAAAPTAGLHFTAQLLDDIRAKGVHIAFITLHVGLGTFRPVSVENIEEHDMHAEFYQMSEETAQLLNEVRQQGGRIIAVGTTSTRTLETIATRHNGKFVAESGWTDIFIYPGYEFKGIDGLVTNFHLPKSTLIMLVSALAGRENILHAYHVAVKERYRFFSFGDAMLII, translated from the coding sequence ATGAAAATTGACTTGTTTGACTTTGAACTGCCAGAAGAGTTAATTGCGCAGACGCCGCTATCAAACCGCGACGCTTCGCGGCTGATGGTGTTAAATAAAAAAACCGGGGAAATCCGCCATGAAGCTTTTCGCAATATTATCTCGTATTTGCACAAAGGAGACTGTCTAGTGCTGAATGATACGCGTGTCATGCCGGCGCGGCTTTATGGCGAAAAAACGGATACGGGCGCCAATATTGAAGTATTGCTTTTGAAACAGTTGGAAGGGGACCGCTGGGAAACGTTAGTGAAGCCGGCGAAACGCGTGAAAGTCGGCACGGAAATTACGTTTGGCGATGGCCGGCTGAAAGCGGTATGTATCGATACATTAGAGCATGGCGGCCGCATCTTGGAATTTTCCTATCAAGGCATTTTTTATGAAGTGCTCGAACAGCTTGGCGAAATGCCGCTGCCTCCGTATATTAAAGAAAAATTAGAGGACCCGGAACGCTATCAAACCGTCTATGCCCGTGAGGTGGGTTCAGCGGCGGCGCCGACAGCGGGTTTGCATTTTACCGCGCAGCTGTTGGACGACATCCGCGCCAAAGGGGTGCATATCGCGTTTATTACCCTTCATGTCGGGCTTGGCACGTTCCGTCCTGTGAGCGTCGAAAACATTGAGGAGCATGATATGCATGCGGAATTTTATCAAATGTCTGAGGAAACCGCGCAGCTGTTAAATGAGGTGAGACAGCAAGGCGGCCGCATTATCGCTGTCGGCACCACTTCGACACGTACGCTAGAGACGATTGCCACGAGACATAACGGCAAATTTGTCGCGGAAAGCGGCTGGACCGATATTTTTATTTATCCAGGCTATGAATTTAAAGGAATTGATGGGCTGGTGACCAACTTTCATTTGCCGAAATCCACGCTCATTATGCTTGTCAGTGCGCTTGCCGGCCGTGAAAATATTTTGCATGCCTACCATGTGGCGGTAAAAGAGCGCTATCGCTTCTTTAGCTTTGGCGATGCGATGCTGATTATTTAA
- a CDS encoding DUF2905 domain-containing protein: MNSLPKLIMTIGVVLIIIGFLMQFIKLGRLPGDIIIRKGNTTFYFPVVTSILLSVVLSLIFYVLGRFR, encoded by the coding sequence ATGAACAGCCTGCCTAAACTCATTATGACGATTGGCGTGGTGCTCATTATCATCGGATTTTTGATGCAGTTTATAAAACTCGGCCGGCTCCCTGGGGATATTATTATCCGCAAAGGAAATACGACATTTTATTTTCCGGTTGTCACATCGATTTTGCTAAGCGTGGTGCTGTCGCTTATTTTTTATGTGCTAGGAAGGTTTCGCTAA
- the ruvB gene encoding Holliday junction branch migration DNA helicase RuvB, with amino-acid sequence MEERLVSGDVHREDVSLEYSLRPKFLHEYIGQDKVKGNLKIFIEAAKMREETLDHVLLYGPPGLGKTTLAAIIANEMGVHLRTTSGPAIERPGDLAAILTSLEPGDVLFIDEIHRLHRTVEEVLYPAMEDYCLDIVIGKGQTARSIRIDLPPFTLVGATTRAGALSAPLRDRFGVISRLEYYSVEHLSQIVIRTAEILQVEIAPEAATEIARRSRGTPRIANRLLRRVRDFAQVRGNGTITFPLAEEALELLQVDRLGLDHIDHKLLKAIIEKFAGGPVGLETIAATIGEETQTIEDVYEPYLLQIGFLQRTPRGRVVTPMAYEHFGMEVPKR; translated from the coding sequence ATGGAAGAACGCCTTGTCTCCGGTGACGTCCACCGTGAAGACGTTTCACTTGAATACAGTCTCCGCCCGAAATTTTTGCACGAATATATTGGACAAGATAAAGTGAAGGGAAATTTAAAAATATTTATTGAAGCGGCAAAAATGCGTGAGGAAACGCTCGATCATGTCCTATTATACGGTCCGCCGGGGCTGGGAAAAACGACGTTGGCGGCGATTATTGCCAATGAAATGGGCGTCCATTTGCGCACCACTTCCGGTCCGGCGATTGAGCGGCCTGGCGACTTGGCGGCCATTTTAACGTCATTAGAACCAGGGGATGTATTATTTATTGATGAGATTCACCGGCTGCACCGTACGGTGGAAGAAGTGCTGTATCCGGCGATGGAAGATTATTGTTTGGATATTGTCATCGGCAAAGGACAGACAGCCCGGTCCATTCGCATTGATTTGCCGCCGTTTACCCTCGTTGGTGCCACGACAAGGGCGGGTGCTTTATCTGCCCCGCTGCGCGACCGGTTTGGCGTCATCAGCCGCTTAGAGTATTATAGTGTAGAACACCTTAGCCAAATTGTGATACGGACAGCGGAAATTTTGCAGGTCGAAATCGCACCGGAAGCAGCGACAGAAATCGCGCGGCGCTCGCGCGGAACGCCGCGCATCGCCAACCGACTGCTGCGGCGTGTCCGCGATTTCGCGCAAGTGCGGGGAAACGGGACGATTACTTTTCCGTTGGCGGAAGAAGCGCTCGAGTTGCTGCAAGTCGACCGATTGGGCCTTGATCATATCGATCATAAGCTCTTGAAAGCGATTATCGAAAAATTCGCCGGCGGGCCGGTCGGTCTGGAGACCATTGCCGCGACGATTGGCGAAGAGACGCAGACGATCGAAGATGTGTATGAACCGTATTTGCTCCAGATCGGCTTTTTGCAGCGGACGCCGCGCGGCCGCGTTGTAACGCCGATGGCGTACGAACATTTTGGAATGGAGGTTCCAAAGCGATGA
- the ruvA gene encoding Holliday junction branch migration protein RuvA has translation MIEFVRGYVDYVCPEYIVIDNNGVGYQIFTPNPFSFQESRDTIVTVYTYQYVREDIVALYGFRTREERMLFAKLLQVSGIGPKGGLAILAAGQPEQLVEAIEQENEAFLCKFPGVGKKTARQMILDLKGKLASVMATPHTRFVFHQEETAPLHAAALEEAIAALKALGYGEREIQKVIPALSKENLSTEQYVKRALQQLLK, from the coding sequence TTGATCGAATTTGTCCGCGGGTATGTCGATTACGTCTGCCCGGAATATATTGTCATCGACAACAATGGCGTCGGGTACCAAATCTTTACCCCGAATCCGTTTTCCTTTCAAGAAAGCCGCGATACGATCGTAACCGTTTATACATATCAGTACGTCCGTGAAGATATCGTTGCTTTGTACGGGTTTCGCACCCGCGAGGAACGAATGCTGTTTGCCAAACTATTGCAAGTATCGGGAATTGGCCCCAAAGGCGGATTGGCGATTTTAGCCGCGGGGCAGCCGGAGCAGCTGGTTGAAGCGATTGAACAAGAAAATGAAGCGTTTTTATGCAAATTTCCAGGGGTCGGGAAAAAAACAGCCCGGCAAATGATCCTTGATTTAAAAGGAAAGCTGGCTTCGGTTATGGCAACTCCGCATACCCGCTTTGTTTTCCATCAGGAAGAGACAGCGCCGCTTCACGCCGCCGCACTGGAGGAGGCCATCGCAGCATTAAAAGCGCTTGGCTACGGGGAACGGGAAATTCAAAAAGTCATACCAGCGCTTAGCAAAGAAAACTTATCTACTGAGCAATATGTGAAGCGCGCGCTGCAGCAACTGTTAAAATAA
- a CDS encoding intercompartmental signaling factor BofC: protein MRILATFFIMIASYVLLIQTAIAAPSSVKMTIILERQYLDGEVSQETKEETVVSMKEIWKKYKDWQLVDMDDQTIVFRKTVNDISPLLKANGYFGITEDGTLSIFEGKPAHSTRIIQSFFQIDVKKLESRQHEQLKKGIRVLSKSQYKDVIETYRHFAVIR from the coding sequence ATGCGAATTCTTGCCACTTTCTTCATTATGATTGCTTCCTATGTATTGCTCATACAAACTGCTATTGCTGCGCCATCTTCCGTAAAAATGACGATTATTTTAGAACGGCAATACTTAGACGGAGAAGTGAGCCAAGAAACAAAGGAAGAAACCGTTGTTTCCATGAAAGAGATATGGAAAAAATATAAAGACTGGCAGCTTGTGGATATGGATGATCAAACGATTGTATTTCGCAAAACAGTGAATGATATTTCTCCATTATTAAAGGCGAATGGTTATTTTGGAATTACGGAAGACGGAACATTATCTATTTTTGAGGGCAAACCTGCACATTCCACACGGATTATTCAATCATTTTTTCAAATTGATGTAAAAAAACTGGAGAGCCGTCAGCATGAGCAACTGAAAAAAGGAATTCGCGTCCTCTCGAAATCGCAATATAAAGATGTGATCGAAACATATCGCCATTTTGCCGTGATCCGATAG
- a CDS encoding YebC/PmpR family DNA-binding transcriptional regulator codes for MAGHSKWKNIQRRKNAQDAKRGKLFMKLAKEIYVAAKTGGGDPASNSSLRLVIEKAKAANMPSENIERAIKKATGNQEHTNYEEIRYEGYGPGGVAVMVVCLTDNKNRTASNVRVAFSKNGGNLGETGCVSYLFERKGLLVIAREGLDIDEDEMLLQAIEAGAEEMETTEDSFEIYTTPETFEEVKQQLEQQGFTFASAEITMIPQTYTTLAGDDLKKMLKLIDTLEDDDDVQEVYHNLDESVLEE; via the coding sequence ATGGCTGGACATTCCAAGTGGAAGAATATTCAACGCCGGAAAAACGCGCAAGACGCAAAGCGCGGCAAATTGTTTATGAAATTGGCGAAAGAAATTTATGTAGCGGCAAAAACAGGCGGAGGCGACCCAGCGTCGAATTCATCCTTGCGCCTGGTGATCGAAAAAGCAAAAGCCGCTAACATGCCAAGCGAAAATATTGAGCGCGCGATTAAAAAAGCAACGGGGAACCAAGAACATACAAACTATGAAGAAATTCGCTACGAAGGATATGGGCCTGGCGGCGTTGCCGTGATGGTCGTTTGTTTAACCGATAATAAAAACCGTACCGCTTCGAACGTACGCGTGGCCTTTTCGAAAAACGGCGGCAATTTAGGCGAAACCGGCTGCGTTTCTTATTTGTTTGAGCGCAAAGGGCTGCTGGTGATTGCCCGCGAAGGACTGGACATCGACGAAGATGAGATGCTTCTGCAAGCGATCGAAGCAGGAGCGGAAGAAATGGAAACGACCGAAGATTCGTTTGAAATTTATACAACGCCGGAAACATTCGAAGAAGTAAAGCAACAATTAGAGCAACAAGGCTTTACGTTTGCCAGCGCGGAAATTACGATGATTCCGCAAACGTATACGACGCTTGCCGGCGACGATTTAAAGAAAATGTTAAAACTAATCGATACCCTTGAAGATGACGACGACGTCCAAGAGGTGTACCATAATCTGGACGAATCGGTATTGGAAGAGTAG
- a CDS encoding YhcN/YlaJ family sporulation lipoprotein produces MRNAIKIIGAVSVLSVMAACANYADNDDRRYNDATRPIGYYSTERFDNDFRYGRYGTNTTNYDNNYILSRRGPATDFFDTDNNRARIPGITRFDTDTPALPRGADFGDADRNYHGHLNSMESKPNPSYYRSYSGNLAETISRRADAVRGVNDARTLVYRDHVLVAISTNSKYADHVERLVAQAVAPYTKGKHVRVVSNPSMYNRVRTIDNDIRRGRPMEEIERDLKTIFIDGKINERPANTR; encoded by the coding sequence TTGAGAAATGCAATAAAAATTATCGGAGCTGTTTCTGTCTTAAGCGTGATGGCTGCATGCGCCAATTATGCGGACAACGATGATAGACGCTACAATGATGCGACGCGTCCGATCGGCTATTATTCCACGGAACGTTTTGACAATGACTTCCGTTACGGCCGCTACGGAACAAATACGACTAATTATGATAACAACTATATATTAAGCCGCCGCGGACCAGCGACCGATTTTTTCGATACAGATAATAACCGTGCACGTATACCGGGAATTACTCGTTTTGATACGGATACGCCTGCGCTTCCACGCGGTGCGGATTTCGGGGATGCGGACCGCAACTACCATGGACATTTAAATTCGATGGAAAGTAAACCAAATCCTTCTTACTATAGAAGTTATAGCGGAAACTTAGCAGAAACAATCTCCCGCCGCGCTGATGCAGTAAGAGGAGTCAACGATGCGCGGACGCTTGTTTACCGTGATCATGTGCTTGTTGCGATTTCGACCAACTCCAAATACGCAGATCACGTGGAGCGCCTTGTCGCCCAAGCGGTCGCGCCGTATACGAAAGGCAAACATGTGCGCGTCGTTTCCAACCCGAGCATGTACAACCGCGTCCGTACGATCGATAACGATATCCGCCGCGGCCGGCCAATGGAAGAAATCGAACGGGATTTAAAAACGATTTTTATTGATGGAAAAATTAACGAACGTCCAGCCAACACCCGTTAA
- the nadE gene encoding NAD(+) synthase, which translates to MEAKIEKLIQWLREQVANAGLNGAIVGVSGGIDSAVVAHLIKRAFPDNSLGLIMPCKSNPKDMEDALKVVESCGIKHFIIDLTETHNTLFGAVEKQLKEKGEWNEEAARLGDANTRARLRMTTLYAVANNYGYIVVGTDNAAEWHTGYFTKYGDGGVDLVPLIHFTKGEVREMARILGVPEEIITKAPSAGLWEGQTDENEMGTTYEMIDKYLKGEEIPEKDRQIIERLHKRSQHKRQLAIAPPKF; encoded by the coding sequence ATGGAAGCAAAGATTGAAAAGCTGATTCAATGGCTGCGCGAACAAGTAGCGAATGCCGGATTGAACGGAGCGATTGTCGGAGTTAGCGGCGGCATTGATTCTGCGGTCGTTGCCCATTTAATTAAACGCGCGTTTCCTGATAACTCGCTCGGGCTGATTATGCCTTGCAAAAGCAATCCGAAAGATATGGAAGACGCATTAAAAGTAGTGGAAAGCTGCGGCATTAAACATTTTATTATTGATTTAACGGAAACACACAATACGTTATTTGGAGCAGTGGAAAAACAGCTGAAAGAAAAAGGGGAATGGAATGAAGAAGCGGCGCGGTTAGGAGATGCCAACACGAGAGCGCGCTTGCGCATGACAACGTTGTATGCCGTCGCCAATAATTACGGATATATCGTAGTCGGAACGGATAATGCCGCAGAGTGGCATACTGGGTACTTTACCAAATATGGGGACGGCGGAGTCGATTTAGTGCCGCTCATTCATTTCACCAAAGGCGAAGTACGCGAAATGGCGCGTATTCTTGGCGTTCCTGAAGAAATTATTACAAAAGCGCCAAGCGCGGGATTATGGGAAGGACAGACAGATGAAAATGAGATGGGAACAACATACGAAATGATCGATAAGTATCTAAAGGGAGAAGAAATTCCAGAAAAAGACCGGCAAATTATTGAACGGCTACATAAACGTTCGCAGCATAAACGGCAATTGGCGATTGCGCCGCCCAAATTTTGA
- a CDS encoding phosphotransferase codes for MANYKRKRDDVASRLFFLLKEVYGLGVKRIKMLKHNVWMVAAHEGRWVVKKYRTFFEAMKQAMLMQSLRQMGFRHVPAVYTAIGQHGVFFFAGHFWLMQFYISGAKVLSFTERQDIAAGLQLLQTYHSITDMLLCRPLWRTMLPDYHLYGKWQRCYYDFYIHLPFIEQIMEKEDIAFTMQCAEYCLSTCASYISSLAKERIVIIHGDVAAHNFLRTKKGKVYLIDYDAAAIASPGIDYLQYASRILPHLQWSVSALFRFSPFSDWLAKPWFLHALLFPADIFREWRFALKYNKPLAIARKERESFVHKIVSMLK; via the coding sequence ATGGCGAACTATAAACGAAAAAGAGACGATGTTGCAAGTCGTCTCTTTTTTCTTCTGAAAGAGGTATACGGGTTGGGTGTGAAAAGGATCAAAATGCTGAAACATAACGTATGGATGGTTGCGGCGCATGAAGGACGCTGGGTGGTAAAAAAATACCGCACTTTTTTCGAAGCGATGAAACAAGCAATGCTTATGCAATCGTTAAGGCAAATGGGCTTTCGTCATGTTCCTGCGGTATATACGGCCATCGGACAACATGGTGTATTTTTCTTTGCCGGTCATTTTTGGCTTATGCAATTCTATATTTCCGGCGCGAAAGTGCTGTCCTTTACGGAAAGACAGGATATTGCGGCAGGACTGCAATTACTGCAGACGTATCATTCCATTACGGACATGCTTCTTTGCCGCCCGTTATGGCGAACAATGCTCCCGGATTATCATTTATATGGAAAATGGCAGCGCTGCTATTATGATTTTTATATCCATTTGCCGTTTATTGAGCAAATTATGGAGAAAGAAGATATCGCCTTTACGATGCAATGTGCCGAATATTGTCTTTCCACTTGCGCTAGCTATATATCATCGTTGGCAAAGGAAAGGATTGTGATCATTCACGGTGATGTTGCCGCCCATAATTTTTTACGCACGAAAAAGGGAAAAGTATACTTAATCGACTATGATGCGGCTGCCATTGCTTCTCCAGGCATCGACTATTTGCAGTATGCGAGCCGGATTTTACCGCATTTGCAATGGTCTGTTTCCGCGTTGTTTCGTTTTTCTCCCTTTTCCGATTGGCTTGCCAAACCTTGGTTTCTACACGCGCTTTTATTTCCAGCCGATATTTTTCGCGAATGGCGCTTTGCATTAAAATATAACAAACCGCTCGCGATTGCCCGCAAGGAACGGGAATCCTTTGTTCATAAGATTGTAAGTATGTTAAAATAA
- the safA gene encoding SafA/ExsA family spore coat assembly protein yields the protein MKIHIVQKGDTLWKIAQKYGVDFEQLKKINGHLSNPDMIMPGMKIKVPTAGVPVKKEAPKKETKINLAPKKEENIEHPYANTKPFVSVNIEAEFNEAPKAPVNEAPNVPINEAPKAPIKEAPKAPIKEAPKAPAKEAPKAPIQEAPKAPAKEAPKAPIQEAPKAPINEKSNVPINEAPKSMGNKPSGTSNEGLGSGEKQLNMPPLSHTIPPVTPNVNINFSNVIPNVPPIPPKPKNILPGIMEQELESPAEAETEKEKAFKDDDNTPPELPQVPYVPMMQQPYLPGAFPTAPISQQHCMPVTPMFPGYGYYFPSMPAVPVPYPSYTQPFASMGMESNSHAFPGIEESGSELDEAPPMPGYHEENPTMGYHEENPTMGYHEENPTAAHIPPAGYSPTPTYAPAFYPEPYAPLPMVQGYGWCPPVYPSMPPVAHHYYAPAPTAFYPYPPQPYMPVSAYPFTPTAATFPYAEGRVFTEPQDEESNDYGEL from the coding sequence GTGAAAATCCATATTGTTCAAAAGGGCGATACACTTTGGAAAATTGCCCAAAAATACGGAGTGGATTTTGAACAATTGAAAAAAATAAACGGACATTTAAGCAATCCGGATATGATTATGCCGGGAATGAAAATTAAAGTGCCGACAGCAGGGGTTCCGGTAAAGAAAGAAGCACCGAAAAAAGAGACAAAAATTAATTTGGCTCCGAAAAAAGAAGAAAACATAGAGCACCCATATGCCAATACAAAGCCGTTTGTATCGGTGAACATTGAGGCGGAGTTTAACGAAGCACCGAAAGCGCCGGTCAATGAAGCGCCAAACGTGCCAATCAATGAGGCGCCGAAAGCGCCGATCAAGGAAGCGCCGAAAGCGCCGATCAAGGAAGCGCCGAAAGCGCCGGCGAAAGAAGCGCCAAAGGCGCCGATCCAAGAAGCGCCGAAAGCACCGGCGAAAGAAGCACCAAAAGCGCCGATCCAGGAAGCGCCAAAAGCACCAATCAATGAGAAATCAAACGTGCCGATCAATGAGGCGCCGAAATCAATGGGGAACAAACCGTCCGGAACATCTAATGAAGGATTGGGTTCTGGGGAAAAACAGCTCAACATGCCACCATTATCACATACGATTCCACCGGTAACGCCAAATGTCAATATTAACTTTTCGAATGTTATTCCTAACGTTCCGCCGATTCCGCCAAAACCGAAAAATATTTTGCCGGGGATTATGGAACAAGAGTTAGAAAGTCCTGCCGAAGCAGAAACAGAAAAAGAAAAAGCGTTCAAGGATGACGATAATACACCGCCGGAGCTGCCACAAGTTCCGTACGTTCCGATGATGCAGCAGCCGTATTTGCCTGGGGCGTTTCCAACTGCGCCAATATCCCAGCAGCACTGCATGCCAGTAACGCCGATGTTTCCAGGTTATGGATATTATTTTCCGTCTATGCCAGCTGTTCCGGTTCCTTATCCGTCTTACACCCAGCCGTTCGCTAGCATGGGTATGGAAAGCAATTCCCATGCTTTTCCGGGAATCGAGGAAAGCGGCAGTGAATTAGATGAAGCACCGCCAATGCCGGGATATCACGAAGAAAATCCGACAATGGGATATCACGAAGAAAATCCGACAATGGGATATCACGAAGAAAATCCGACAGCGGCCCATATTCCACCTGCTGGATATTCGCCTACTCCAACATATGCACCTGCCTTCTATCCGGAACCATATGCGCCGCTGCCAATGGTACAAGGGTACGGATGGTGTCCGCCGGTCTATCCATCGATGCCTCCGGTTGCGCATCATTATTATGCACCAGCTCCAACCGCTTTTTATCCGTATCCACCGCAACCGTATATGCCAGTATCAGCATACCCGTTCACGCCAACGGCCGCCACATTCCCGTATGCAGAAGGACGGGTGTTTACCGAACCGCAAGACGAGGAGAGCAATGACTATGGCGAACTATAA